Proteins encoded by one window of Brienomyrus brachyistius isolate T26 unplaced genomic scaffold, BBRACH_0.4 scaffold67, whole genome shotgun sequence:
- the LOC125725463 gene encoding coiled-coil domain-containing protein 85A-like isoform X3, whose product MEKPTQPQPPPQQAMSNSAESPAEDISKLSDEDLLKWSKEDLVRRLRRAEAEKMSIILDHGNLIREVNRSLQLHLNEIRGLKDVNQKLQEDNQELRDLCCFLDDDRQKGKRVSREWQRLGRYSSSIMRKEVTLYLQKLKELEVRQEEVIRENLELKELCLMLDEEKGPGGIGGVGPGTAGCRNSIDSQSSLTVPGAGLLRDVGDGSSTSSGGSTDSPDHVHHKQQLLIAPVGGSPEHIQKAKDLPSRPRGGSISSPDHKSLRGLSPEKHSLILGRRSPEQHPKHSTETLSPKHLLGSAPGSPEQFHKHRGSISSRCGSPEPKQALAGATELLHKARLGGGSQESLRLQYASSPEHVKFGSPGREMAARRPAGDDLSPHHRSIYNGMNALISAGCCTTNCRSVKLWDRFLIGMINEMGIRIMDAVISSF is encoded by the exons ATGGAGAAACCCACACAACCACAACCTCCGCCACAGCAAGCGATGTCTAACAGTGCAGAAAGTCCGGCGGAAGACATCTCCAAGCTGTCGGACGAGGATCTGCTGAAGTGGAGCAAAGAGGACTTGGTGCGGCGTTTGCGAAGGGCGGAAGCGGAGAAGATGAGCATCATACTGGACCACGGAAACCTGATTCGGGAGGTCAACCGCAGTCTCCAGTTGCACCTTAATGAGATCAGAGGACTGAAG GACGTGAACCAGAAACTGCAGGAGGACAACCAGGAGCTGCGTGACCTGTGCTGCTTCCTGGACGACGACCGGCAGAAGGGGAAGCGGGTGTCACGGGAGTGGCAACGCCTCGGGCGCTACAGTTCCAGCATCATGCGCAAGGAGGTGACCCTCTACCTGCAGAAGCTGAAGGAGCTGGAAGTACGCCAGGAGGAGGTGATCAGGGAGAACCTGGAGCTGAAGGAGCTTTGCCTCATGCTGGATGAGGAGAAGGGGCCAGGGGGTATCGGGGGGGTCGGCCCGGGGACGGCGGGCTGCCGCAACTCCATCGACAGCCAGAGCAGTCTGACCGTCCCCGGGGCGGGGCTGTTGCGGGACGTGGGCGACGGCAGCAGCACCTCCAGCGGGGgcagcactgacagccctgATCATGTGCATCACAAGCAGCAGCTCCTGATTGCTCCTGTAGGAGGCAGTCCCGAGCATATTCAGAAGGCCAAGGACCTG CCCTCCAGGCCACGTGGTGGCTCCATCTCCAGCCCCGACCACAAGTCCCTGCGGGGACTGAGTCCCGAGAAGCACAGCCTGATCCTGGGCCGTAGGAGCCCGGAGCAGCACCCCAAGCACAGCACAGAGACGCTATCACCAAAGCACCTTCTCGGGTCGGCGCCAGGGAGCCCGGAGCAGTTCCACAAGCACAGAGGGAGCATCAGCAGCAGGTGTGGCAGCCCCGAGCCCAAGCAAGCCCTGGCCGGTGCCACGGAGCTGCTGCACAAGGCCCGCTTAGGTGGGGGCAGCCAGGAGTCGCTCAGGCTGCAGTACGCCAGCAGTCCGGAGCACGTGAAGTTCGGTAGCCCGGGCAGGGAGATGGCGGCGAGGAGGCCGGCCGGAGATGATCTGTCACCCCACCACAGGAGCATCTACAACGGCATGAACG
- the LOC125725463 gene encoding coiled-coil domain-containing protein 85A-like isoform X1, whose translation MEKPTQPQPPPQQAMSNSAESPAEDISKLSDEDLLKWSKEDLVRRLRRAEAEKMSIILDHGNLIREVNRSLQLHLNEIRGLKDVNQKLQEDNQELRDLCCFLDDDRQKGKRVSREWQRLGRYSSSIMRKEVTLYLQKLKELEVRQEEVIRENLELKELCLMLDEEKGPGGIGGVGPGTAGCRNSIDSQSSLTVPGAGLLRDVGDGSSTSSGGSTDSPDHVHHKQQLLIAPVGGSPEHIQKAKDLVGGVGEGVIPEHPGRHRSTSLDYPLPFPQPSRPRGGSISSPDHKSLRGLSPEKHSLILGRRSPEQHPKHSTETLSPKHLLGSAPGSPEQFHKHRGSISSRCGSPEPKQALAGATELLHKARLGGGSQESLRLQYASSPEHVKFGSPGREMAARRPAGDDLSPHHRSIYNGMNALISAGCCTTNCRSVKLWDRFLIGMINEMGIRIMDAVISSF comes from the exons ATGGAGAAACCCACACAACCACAACCTCCGCCACAGCAAGCGATGTCTAACAGTGCAGAAAGTCCGGCGGAAGACATCTCCAAGCTGTCGGACGAGGATCTGCTGAAGTGGAGCAAAGAGGACTTGGTGCGGCGTTTGCGAAGGGCGGAAGCGGAGAAGATGAGCATCATACTGGACCACGGAAACCTGATTCGGGAGGTCAACCGCAGTCTCCAGTTGCACCTTAATGAGATCAGAGGACTGAAG GACGTGAACCAGAAACTGCAGGAGGACAACCAGGAGCTGCGTGACCTGTGCTGCTTCCTGGACGACGACCGGCAGAAGGGGAAGCGGGTGTCACGGGAGTGGCAACGCCTCGGGCGCTACAGTTCCAGCATCATGCGCAAGGAGGTGACCCTCTACCTGCAGAAGCTGAAGGAGCTGGAAGTACGCCAGGAGGAGGTGATCAGGGAGAACCTGGAGCTGAAGGAGCTTTGCCTCATGCTGGATGAGGAGAAGGGGCCAGGGGGTATCGGGGGGGTCGGCCCGGGGACGGCGGGCTGCCGCAACTCCATCGACAGCCAGAGCAGTCTGACCGTCCCCGGGGCGGGGCTGTTGCGGGACGTGGGCGACGGCAGCAGCACCTCCAGCGGGGgcagcactgacagccctgATCATGTGCATCACAAGCAGCAGCTCCTGATTGCTCCTGTAGGAGGCAGTCCCGAGCATATTCAGAAGGCCAAGGACCTGGTAGGGGGAGTGGGAGAGGGGGTTATCCCAGAGCATCCTGGCAGGCACAGGAGCACCAGTCTCGATTACCCTCTGCCCTTTCCCCAGCCCTCCAGGCCACGTGGTGGCTCCATCTCCAGCCCCGACCACAAGTCCCTGCGGGGACTGAGTCCCGAGAAGCACAGCCTGATCCTGGGCCGTAGGAGCCCGGAGCAGCACCCCAAGCACAGCACAGAGACGCTATCACCAAAGCACCTTCTCGGGTCGGCGCCAGGGAGCCCGGAGCAGTTCCACAAGCACAGAGGGAGCATCAGCAGCAGGTGTGGCAGCCCCGAGCCCAAGCAAGCCCTGGCCGGTGCCACGGAGCTGCTGCACAAGGCCCGCTTAGGTGGGGGCAGCCAGGAGTCGCTCAGGCTGCAGTACGCCAGCAGTCCGGAGCACGTGAAGTTCGGTAGCCCGGGCAGGGAGATGGCGGCGAGGAGGCCGGCCGGAGATGATCTGTCACCCCACCACAGGAGCATCTACAACGGCATGAACG
- the sec23b gene encoding protein transport protein Sec23B codes for MATYQEFIQQNEDRDGVRFSWNLWPSSRLEATRLVVPVSCLFTPLKERLDLPPVQYEPVLCGRATCRAVLNPLCQVDFRAKIWACNFCFQRNPFPPTYAGISDVNQPAELMPQFSTIEYIVQRGPPTPLIFLYVVDICLEEEDLQALKESLQMSLSLLPPNALVGLITFGRMVQVHELSCEGISKSYVFRGTKDLSAKQIQEMLGLIKPTVAGPQGHPVVPQDAHTSCRFLQPVQKVDMNLTDLLGELQRDPWPVAQGKRPLRSTGIALSIAVGLLEGTFPNTGARVMLFTGGPPTQGPGMVVGDELKTPIRSWHDIQKDNARHLKKATKYYEALANRAAVNGHCIDIYACSLDQTGLLEMKCCSNLTGGHIVMGDSFNTSLFKQTFQRVFSKDFNNEFRLAFGATMEVKTSRELKVSGAIGPCVSLNSKGPCVSENEMGIGGTSQWKICGMNPSTTLALYFEVVNQHNAPIPQGGRGAIQFVTQYQHSNTQRRIRVTTIARNWADAQSQIQHIEASFDQEASAVLMARLGVFRAESEEGPDVLRWLDRQLIRLCQKFGQFNKDDPNSFRLSESLSLYPQFMFHLRRSPFLQVFNNSPDESSYYRHHFMRQDLTQSLIMIQPILYSYSFYGPPEPVLLDSSSILADRILLMDTFFQLVIYHGETIAQWRKAGYQDMPEYENFKQLLHAPLDDAQEILQTRFPMPRYIDTEHGGSQARFLLSKVNPSQTHNNLYAWGQESGAPILTDDVSLQVFMDHLKKLAVSSAA; via the exons ATGGCAACATATCAAGAGTTCATTCAGCAGAATGAGGACCGGGATGGAGTTCGCTTCAGCTGGAACCTATGGCCTTCCAGCCGACTGGAGGCCACCCGgctggtggttccagtgtcttGCCTGTTCACCCCCTTGAAGGAGCGCCTAGACCTGCCTCCCGTCCAGTATGAGCCTGTCCTTTGCGGCCGTGCCACCTGCAGGGCTGTCCTCAACCCTCTCTG TCAAGTTGACTTCAGGGCTAAGATCTGGGCATGCAACTTCTGCTTCCAGAGAAACCCG TTTCCACCCACGTATGCAGGCATCTCGGATGTGAATCAGCCTGCGGAACTAATGCCACAGTTCTCAACAATTGAGTACATAGTACAG CGAGGGCCTCCGACACCCTTGATCTTCCTGTACGTCGTGGATATCTGTCTGGAAGAGGAGGACCTCCAGGCGCTGAAGGAGTCACTGCAGATGTCCCTCAGCCTGCTGCCCCCCAACGCCCTAGTGGGCCTCATCACCTTCGGCCGCATGGTGCAGGTGCACGAGCTCAGCTGCGAGGGCATCTCCAAGAGCTATGTCTTCAGGGGAACCAAGGACCTTTCCGCCAAGCAGATCCAG GAAATGCTGGGTCTGATCAAACCGACGGTAGCAGGACCGCAGGGACATCCAGTGGTACCTCAAGATGCACATACCAGCTGCAG ATTCCTTCAGCCTGTGCAGAAGGTGGACATGAACCTGACAGACCTTCTCGGGGAGCTGCAGAGGGACCCCTGGCCCGTTGCTCAGGGCAAGAGGCCGCTGCGATCCACAGGCATCGCTCTGTCTATCGCCGTGGGACTGCTGGAG GGCACATTCCCCAACACAGGGGCCCGTGTGATGCTCTTCACAGGGGGCCCCCCAACTCAGGGCCCGGGGATGGTAGTAGGGGACGAGCTGAAAACCCCCATCCGCTCCTGGCACGACATCCAAAAGGACAACGCCCGCCACCTGAAGAAGGCCACCAAG TACTACGAAGCCCTGGCAAACCGTGCGGCAGTGAATGGACACTGCATCGATATATACGCCTGCTCCCTCGACCAGACAGGCCTTCTAGAGATGAAGTGCTGCTCCAATCTCACTGG GGGGCACATTGTAATGGGAGACTCCTTCAACACCTCGCTTTTCAAGCAGACCTTTCAACGAGTCTTCAGTAAGGATTTCAACAACGAGTTCCGCCTGGCCTTCGGCGCCACCATGGAAGTGAAG ACTTCAAGGGAGCTGAAAGTGTCTGGAGCCATCGGTCCTTGTGTCTCGCTGAACAGCAAGGGTCCTTGCGTGTCGGAGAAT GAAATGGGCATCGGTGGCACCAGCCAGTGGAAGATCTGTGGCATGAACCCCTCCACCACACTGGCTCTCTACTTTGAGGTTGTGAATCAG CACAACGCTCCGATTCCTCAGGGGGGTAGAGGAGCAATTCAGTTCGTCACGCAATACCAGCACTCCAACACACAGAGGAGGATCCGCGTCACCACTATCGCCAGGAA CTGGGCAGACGCACAGTCACAGATCCAGCACATTGAGGCGTCGTTCGACCAGGAGGCATCAGCAGTGCTGATGGCCCGGCTGGGTGTGTTCCGTGCGGAGTCTGAGGAAGGGCCAGACGTATTACGCTGGCTGGACAGGCAGCTCATTcggctg tGCCAGAAATTTGGACAGTTCAACAAGGATGACCCCAACTCCTTCCGGCTTTCCGAGTCCCTCTCCCTGTACCCACAG TTCATGTTTCATTTGCGGAGGTCACCGTTCCTCCAGGTGTTCAACAACAGCCCTGACGAATCGTCATACTACAGGCATCATTTCATGAGGCAGGACCTGACACAGTCGCTCATCATGATCCAGCCGATCCTCTATTCATACTCCTTCTACGGACCTCCTGAG cCGGTGCTCCTGGACAGCAGCAGTATCCTGGCAGATCGTATTCTGCTGATGGACACCTTTTTTCAGCTTGTCATCTACCATGGCGAG ACCATCGCTCAGTGGCGCAAAGCTGGGTACCAGGACATGCCCGAGTATGAGAACTTCAAACAGCTGCTGCACGCTcccctggatgacgcccaggaGATCTTGCAGACGCGGTTCCCCATGCCCCGTTACATCGACACCGAGCACGGCGGATCCCAGGCCCGGTTCCTGCTGTCAAAGGTCAACCCATCCCAGACTCACAACAACCTCTACGCCTGGGGCCAG GAATCTGGAGCACCCATTCTCACGGATGATGTCAGCCTTCAAGTGTTCATGGATCACCTGAAGAAGCTGGCTGTGTCCAGTGCAGCGTAA
- the LOC125725463 gene encoding coiled-coil domain-containing protein 85A-like isoform X2 — translation MEKPTQPQPPPQQAMSNSAESPAEDISKLSDEDLLKWSKEDLVRRLRRAEAEKMSIILDHGNLIREVNRSLQLHLNEIRGLKDVNQKLQEDNQELRDLCCFLDDDRQKGKRVSREWQRLGRYSSSIMRKEVTLYLQKLKELEVRQEEVIRENLELKELCLMLDEEKGPGGIGGVGPGTAGCRNSIDSQSSLTVPGAGLLRDVGDGSSTSSGGSTDSPDHVHHKQQLLIAPVGGSPEHIQKAKDLVGGVGEGVIPEHPGRHRSTSLDYPLPFPQPSRPRGGSISSPDHKSLRGLSPEKHSLILGRRSPEQHPKHSTETLSPKHLLGSAPGSPEQFHKHRGSISSRCGSPEPKQALAGATELLHKARLGGGSQESLRLQYASSPEHVKFGSPGREMAARRPAGDDLSPHHRSIYNGMNALISAGCCTTNCRSVKLWDSFDASS, via the exons ATGGAGAAACCCACACAACCACAACCTCCGCCACAGCAAGCGATGTCTAACAGTGCAGAAAGTCCGGCGGAAGACATCTCCAAGCTGTCGGACGAGGATCTGCTGAAGTGGAGCAAAGAGGACTTGGTGCGGCGTTTGCGAAGGGCGGAAGCGGAGAAGATGAGCATCATACTGGACCACGGAAACCTGATTCGGGAGGTCAACCGCAGTCTCCAGTTGCACCTTAATGAGATCAGAGGACTGAAG GACGTGAACCAGAAACTGCAGGAGGACAACCAGGAGCTGCGTGACCTGTGCTGCTTCCTGGACGACGACCGGCAGAAGGGGAAGCGGGTGTCACGGGAGTGGCAACGCCTCGGGCGCTACAGTTCCAGCATCATGCGCAAGGAGGTGACCCTCTACCTGCAGAAGCTGAAGGAGCTGGAAGTACGCCAGGAGGAGGTGATCAGGGAGAACCTGGAGCTGAAGGAGCTTTGCCTCATGCTGGATGAGGAGAAGGGGCCAGGGGGTATCGGGGGGGTCGGCCCGGGGACGGCGGGCTGCCGCAACTCCATCGACAGCCAGAGCAGTCTGACCGTCCCCGGGGCGGGGCTGTTGCGGGACGTGGGCGACGGCAGCAGCACCTCCAGCGGGGgcagcactgacagccctgATCATGTGCATCACAAGCAGCAGCTCCTGATTGCTCCTGTAGGAGGCAGTCCCGAGCATATTCAGAAGGCCAAGGACCTGGTAGGGGGAGTGGGAGAGGGGGTTATCCCAGAGCATCCTGGCAGGCACAGGAGCACCAGTCTCGATTACCCTCTGCCCTTTCCCCAGCCCTCCAGGCCACGTGGTGGCTCCATCTCCAGCCCCGACCACAAGTCCCTGCGGGGACTGAGTCCCGAGAAGCACAGCCTGATCCTGGGCCGTAGGAGCCCGGAGCAGCACCCCAAGCACAGCACAGAGACGCTATCACCAAAGCACCTTCTCGGGTCGGCGCCAGGGAGCCCGGAGCAGTTCCACAAGCACAGAGGGAGCATCAGCAGCAGGTGTGGCAGCCCCGAGCCCAAGCAAGCCCTGGCCGGTGCCACGGAGCTGCTGCACAAGGCCCGCTTAGGTGGGGGCAGCCAGGAGTCGCTCAGGCTGCAGTACGCCAGCAGTCCGGAGCACGTGAAGTTCGGTAGCCCGGGCAGGGAGATGGCGGCGAGGAGGCCGGCCGGAGATGATCTGTCACCCCACCACAGGAGCATCTACAACGGCATGAACG